From the Arthrobacter sp. PM3 genome, one window contains:
- a CDS encoding MFS transporter, with protein MSMSTSASARPRNNAKIAAVSGFVGSALEYYDFFIFGSAAALIFGKLFFAPGPSSMLLSFATVGVAYVARPLGAVICGHLGDKFGRKKILLFTLLLMGTSTFLIGCLPTYSQIGMAAPVLIVALRLLQGLSAGGESPGSSSLTLEHAPDTRRAFYTSWTMSGIMFGIVLSTLVFIPVASMPEEQLLAWGWRIPFLASAVVTVIAFVLRRLLEEPPVFEEVKDNDEVVKVPLLTLFRHHWVTVLRITAMSLFTIINTIINVFALSYATTVVGVDKGMMLTVIAVANLTAVAMGPLAGILSDRIGRKPVFLTGLVLQIVMIYVFFTALSAANLPLIFLTGILLIGVAYTGANAIYPAYFPEQFPVKVRYSGMAISLMFGLLLAGFAPAISELLMGGNKANWIPVATFAAVACLISAIATLTGPETFRTPTARLGLKKTRSALQAPSSAGAAAVQSEEARV; from the coding sequence ATGTCAATGTCGACATCGGCGTCAGCACGTCCCCGGAACAACGCCAAGATCGCGGCGGTCTCCGGGTTTGTCGGAAGCGCACTCGAGTACTACGACTTCTTCATCTTCGGCTCAGCGGCCGCGCTGATCTTCGGGAAGCTGTTCTTCGCCCCGGGCCCGTCATCGATGCTGTTGTCCTTTGCGACGGTCGGCGTCGCCTACGTCGCCCGCCCGCTCGGGGCCGTAATCTGCGGTCACCTGGGCGACAAGTTCGGGCGCAAGAAGATCCTGCTGTTCACCCTGCTGCTGATGGGCACCTCGACGTTCCTGATCGGCTGTCTTCCCACCTACAGCCAGATCGGCATGGCCGCACCCGTCCTGATCGTCGCCCTCCGGCTGCTGCAGGGACTGTCCGCCGGCGGCGAATCGCCCGGTTCGAGTTCGCTCACGCTCGAGCACGCCCCGGACACCAGGCGCGCCTTCTACACGAGCTGGACGATGAGCGGCATCATGTTCGGGATCGTGCTCTCCACCCTGGTCTTCATTCCCGTGGCCTCCATGCCCGAGGAGCAGCTCCTTGCCTGGGGCTGGCGCATCCCGTTCCTCGCGAGCGCCGTCGTGACCGTCATCGCCTTCGTGCTCCGCCGCCTGCTCGAAGAGCCGCCGGTCTTTGAAGAGGTCAAGGACAACGACGAAGTGGTCAAGGTGCCCCTCCTGACCCTGTTCCGCCACCACTGGGTCACGGTGCTGCGGATCACGGCGATGTCCCTGTTCACCATCATCAACACGATCATCAACGTCTTCGCCCTCTCGTACGCCACCACGGTGGTCGGTGTCGACAAGGGCATGATGCTGACGGTCATCGCCGTGGCCAACCTCACGGCCGTCGCCATGGGCCCCCTGGCCGGCATCCTGTCCGACCGGATCGGCCGCAAGCCCGTCTTCCTCACAGGCCTGGTGCTGCAGATCGTCATGATCTACGTCTTCTTCACCGCCCTGTCAGCCGCGAACCTTCCCTTGATCTTCCTGACCGGGATCCTGCTGATCGGCGTTGCCTACACCGGCGCCAACGCGATCTATCCCGCCTACTTCCCGGAACAGTTCCCGGTCAAGGTCCGCTACTCGGGGATGGCCATCAGCCTCATGTTCGGCCTGCTGCTGGCCGGGTTTGCCCCGGCGATCTCCGAACTCCTCATGGGCGGCAACAAAGCCAACTGGATCCCGGTGGCCACATTCGCGGCCGTGGCGTGCCTCATCTCGGCGATCGCAACCCTCACGGGACCGGAAACGTTCAGGACGCCGACTGCCCGGCTGGGACTGAAGAAGACCCGCTCGGCGCTCCAGGCGCCGTCGTCGGCCGGGGCTGCCGCTGTCCAGTCCGAAGAGGCACGGGTATGA
- a CDS encoding LysR family transcriptional regulator, protein MTEIRWLEAFVAVAEELHFGRAAVRLHTSQSPLSQTIRKLEADLGARLFERNTRSVALTPAGHALLPRAYRVLQEMRLAREAAQAEIAGIRGTFRIGFSGAVNHLTLPPLTRALRRRYPDLALELTSRVRTADGLASVANGTLDLAFVGLPDKPVPSVTARLVAREEIGAVLPLDHPLAREGSIPLQSLAGDDFISPPMDGSSSMTEVLLASCMAAGFRPRVVQELSDPYMVLTFVAAGVGVTLMSSGIATIIPSGATYVALENPPHYMNHAIAWSSENDSAVLAAVLAVVEEIFPDGLG, encoded by the coding sequence ATGACCGAAATCCGATGGCTTGAAGCGTTCGTTGCGGTTGCCGAGGAACTCCACTTTGGCCGCGCCGCGGTGCGCCTGCACACGTCCCAATCCCCATTGAGCCAGACTATCCGCAAGCTCGAGGCCGACCTCGGGGCGCGGCTCTTCGAACGGAACACGCGCAGCGTGGCCCTCACGCCCGCCGGCCACGCCCTCCTTCCGCGCGCGTACCGCGTGCTGCAGGAGATGCGCCTTGCCCGTGAGGCGGCCCAGGCGGAGATCGCGGGCATCCGGGGCACCTTCCGGATCGGATTCTCCGGGGCGGTGAACCATCTGACCCTGCCGCCGCTGACCCGGGCGCTGCGGCGGCGTTACCCCGATCTCGCGCTGGAACTGACCAGCAGGGTGCGAACCGCGGATGGGCTTGCAAGCGTTGCGAACGGCACCCTTGACCTCGCGTTTGTCGGCCTGCCCGATAAACCGGTCCCCTCGGTCACGGCCAGGCTGGTGGCCCGCGAGGAAATCGGGGCGGTGCTCCCGCTGGATCACCCGCTGGCCCGCGAGGGGTCCATACCGTTGCAGAGCCTCGCGGGGGACGACTTCATCTCTCCTCCGATGGACGGCTCGTCCTCCATGACGGAAGTGCTGCTCGCGTCCTGCATGGCGGCAGGGTTTCGTCCGCGGGTGGTGCAGGAACTGTCTGATCCGTACATGGTCCTGACGTTCGTCGCCGCGGGCGTCGGCGTCACGCTCATGAGCAGCGGCATTGCGACCATCATTCCGTCGGGCGCCACCTACGTGGCCCTCGAAAACCCGCCGCATTACATGAACCACGCGATTGCCTGGTCCTCTGAAAACGATTCCGCCGTCCTGGCGGCAGTCCTCGCCGTCGTCGAAGAGATCTTCCCCGACGGGCTCGGCTGA
- a CDS encoding Gfo/Idh/MocA family protein, which yields MTTPPATTPPAMPQPATTSRTLRVGIAGCGAISGNHLEAFRALDDVTIAGVCDVDLDRARATAAAWDVPAAVATVGELVDLGLDLVSVCTPHPTHEDVVLQAAAAGVHVLCEKPIAIDLASAQRMVSACERAGVKLGVLFQRRFWSAAQRIRAAIDDGTLGAPVLGQCSVMLHREPGYYSRDAWRGTWASDGGGVLMTQAIHYIDLLQWFMGDVAEVYGRINTYTHGAYIEVEDSATAVITFASGAMATLEASTAVSPSLGVQLRITGETGASASLTEFPEGSDARVDLWAVAETIDAEAAYPAGVEPNVDLSAINGQLIPHHTTQVRDFVQALRDGTDPAITGHDATKALRILLAVYESSRTGLPVRFDAPVDGRPLFPAKLQTPAPAAG from the coding sequence GTGACCACCCCGCCAGCCACCACCCCGCCAGCCATGCCACAGCCGGCCACCACCTCCCGCACCCTCCGCGTCGGAATAGCCGGCTGCGGCGCCATCTCCGGCAACCATCTGGAAGCCTTCCGAGCCCTCGATGACGTCACGATTGCGGGAGTGTGCGACGTCGACCTTGACCGGGCGCGCGCCACCGCGGCCGCCTGGGATGTCCCGGCGGCCGTCGCCACGGTGGGGGAGTTGGTGGACCTGGGCCTGGACCTTGTGTCCGTCTGCACGCCGCACCCCACCCACGAAGACGTGGTGTTGCAGGCCGCCGCAGCCGGGGTCCACGTGCTCTGCGAGAAGCCGATCGCGATCGACCTTGCCTCCGCGCAGCGCATGGTGTCGGCCTGCGAGCGCGCAGGGGTGAAGCTGGGCGTCCTGTTCCAGCGGCGCTTCTGGTCCGCGGCGCAGCGCATCCGGGCCGCCATCGACGACGGCACGCTCGGTGCGCCCGTCCTCGGCCAGTGCTCCGTGATGCTGCACCGCGAGCCCGGGTACTACTCCCGCGACGCCTGGCGGGGCACCTGGGCCAGCGACGGCGGCGGGGTGCTGATGACCCAGGCCATCCACTACATCGACCTGCTCCAGTGGTTCATGGGGGACGTCGCCGAGGTCTACGGCAGGATCAACACTTACACGCACGGCGCCTACATCGAGGTGGAGGATTCCGCCACCGCCGTCATCACATTTGCCTCCGGCGCGATGGCCACCCTGGAAGCCTCGACGGCGGTGTCCCCGAGCCTCGGTGTGCAGCTCCGCATCACGGGGGAGACGGGCGCCTCCGCCTCGCTCACCGAATTCCCGGAGGGCAGCGACGCCCGCGTGGACTTGTGGGCCGTGGCGGAAACCATCGACGCCGAGGCGGCCTACCCCGCCGGCGTCGAACCCAACGTGGACCTCTCCGCCATCAACGGCCAGCTCATCCCGCACCACACCACCCAGGTCCGCGACTTCGTGCAGGCCCTCCGCGACGGCACCGACCCCGCGATCACTGGCCACGACGCCACCAAAGCCCTCCGGATCCTCCTCGCCGTCTATGAGTCATCGCGGACCGGGCTCCCGGTGCGTTTCGACGCACCGGTGGACGGCCGGCCCCTTTTCCCAGCCAAACTTCAGACTCCGGCACCGGCAGCCGGCTAA
- a CDS encoding plasmid pRiA4b ORF-3 family protein, which produces MSRNGKTGKNRHKGKRPAGKSGAVSPAHDSVSLSTFRVGRALDALTPAFVQWFDDGSPGAAPIALGCLKQVESVLGRYMDSTAAADVTVFEPVPLAVAVTDEVVAAAGSGSSAGGTAEAGDAGFVVSAIYTYIDFLSDTGRWSGTAEQLAGVLDFLDAIGQQEDDGAGVIGVPDVPEQEALDELSRLPLVRRATALLEWIGDGRPVTGTGALRLRDIEAAAACVGVAARGGTKRAGAPLPGTAGAADVPTVRSMYEVPLLAQMWAALETAELIKITSTKAVPFEGVDAFLAGGPSERLEELVFFVDSFLMSAVLDYDPEQPWERIVAGLQASILIAAATDDPPLLERVLAAPDAAPAEEKAMTRLFTDMAVDRLNGLADLGLLTIDTHFRVPPALIRCVANVFDDEWVLAGLGLAPAPDAGDEHRLPGASWAGTPVLQLRILLNGSKPPIWRRVLVPSGMPLPQFHEVIQALFGWLGYHLHEFRIGGSRGPAYAPVNPDGEAEFYGEAARDESTVTVGDLLPAVGSTMTYTYDFGDNWVHGIKVEKILAGDDDGGQLPRCTAGRGAPPAEDSGGTWGWSNIVQAVNDPRHADHKEYREWLGMLPGDALDPHDFDQDEVNEELAHLF; this is translated from the coding sequence ATGAGCAGGAACGGCAAGACCGGCAAGAACCGGCACAAAGGCAAGCGCCCGGCCGGCAAGAGCGGTGCCGTTTCCCCGGCCCATGACTCCGTTTCCTTGAGCACGTTCCGGGTAGGCCGCGCCCTGGACGCGCTCACGCCGGCCTTCGTTCAGTGGTTCGATGACGGCTCGCCCGGCGCTGCCCCGATCGCGCTGGGATGCCTGAAGCAAGTCGAGAGCGTCCTGGGCCGCTACATGGACAGCACAGCCGCTGCGGACGTGACGGTCTTCGAGCCGGTTCCCCTGGCGGTGGCCGTCACCGACGAAGTGGTTGCCGCCGCTGGTTCCGGCTCCTCTGCCGGCGGGACGGCAGAGGCCGGGGATGCCGGATTCGTCGTCAGTGCCATCTACACCTATATCGACTTCCTGTCCGATACCGGCCGGTGGAGCGGCACCGCGGAACAGCTGGCCGGCGTACTGGACTTCCTTGACGCCATCGGGCAGCAGGAGGACGACGGCGCCGGCGTGATCGGCGTGCCGGACGTGCCCGAGCAGGAGGCCCTGGACGAATTGTCCCGTCTGCCGCTGGTCCGACGGGCCACGGCGCTGCTTGAATGGATCGGAGACGGGCGGCCCGTCACGGGAACGGGTGCGCTGCGTTTGCGCGACATCGAGGCGGCGGCCGCTTGCGTCGGCGTGGCCGCCAGGGGCGGCACGAAGCGGGCCGGCGCCCCGCTCCCGGGCACCGCCGGCGCGGCGGACGTGCCGACAGTCCGAAGCATGTACGAAGTGCCCCTGCTGGCACAGATGTGGGCTGCCCTCGAAACGGCTGAGCTCATCAAGATCACGTCCACAAAGGCCGTGCCATTCGAGGGGGTCGACGCCTTCCTGGCCGGCGGGCCGTCGGAGCGGCTGGAGGAGCTGGTGTTCTTCGTGGACAGCTTCCTGATGTCGGCGGTACTTGACTACGATCCCGAGCAGCCATGGGAAAGAATTGTCGCCGGACTGCAGGCATCGATCCTCATCGCGGCGGCAACGGACGATCCGCCGTTGCTCGAACGTGTGCTGGCCGCCCCTGACGCGGCTCCGGCCGAGGAAAAGGCCATGACGCGGCTGTTCACCGACATGGCCGTGGACCGGCTCAACGGGCTCGCCGACCTCGGATTGCTGACTATCGACACGCACTTCCGCGTCCCGCCTGCCCTGATCCGCTGCGTGGCGAATGTCTTTGATGACGAGTGGGTGCTCGCCGGACTGGGTCTCGCGCCGGCGCCTGACGCCGGGGATGAACACCGGCTGCCGGGCGCGTCCTGGGCCGGGACGCCCGTGCTTCAGTTGAGAATACTGCTCAACGGATCCAAGCCGCCCATCTGGCGGCGGGTTCTCGTTCCTTCCGGCATGCCGCTCCCGCAGTTTCATGAGGTGATCCAGGCCCTGTTCGGGTGGCTGGGTTACCACCTGCACGAGTTCAGGATCGGCGGGTCCCGCGGCCCTGCATACGCACCGGTGAATCCGGACGGCGAGGCAGAATTCTACGGCGAAGCCGCCCGGGACGAATCGACGGTGACGGTCGGGGACCTGCTGCCGGCCGTGGGCAGCACCATGACGTACACCTATGATTTCGGCGACAACTGGGTACACGGCATCAAGGTGGAGAAGATTCTGGCCGGGGACGACGACGGCGGGCAACTCCCGCGGTGCACCGCCGGCCGCGGCGCACCGCCTGCGGAGGACAGCGGCGGGACGTGGGGCTGGTCAAACATCGTCCAGGCGGTCAACGATCCACGCCACGCGGACCACAAGGAATACCGTGAGTGGCTGGGCATGCTGCCCGGCGATGCGCTGGACCCCCACGACTTCGACCAGGACGAGGTCAATGAGGAGCTGGCGCACCTGTTCTGA
- a CDS encoding LLM class flavin-dependent oxidoreductase, producing the protein MKRIGFLSFGHWGDVPGSRVRSARDALLQAVELAAAGEEVGVDGAFFRVHHFAEQQASPFPLLAAIAARTSRIELGTGVIDMRYENPLYMAEEAAAVDLISGGRLQLGVSRGSPETVKAGYESFGHLPARDESDADMARRHTARFRAAISGAGIAAPNPQLSGHRGLVPIQPQSPSLPERIWWGAGNRASARWAAQEGMNLMSSTLLTEDTGVPFDQLQAEQIAGFRAAWAEAGHRHAPRVSVSRSIIPLIDDESRRYFGVRAQADARDQVGYLDGGLARFGRSYIGEPARLVEELARDAAVAAADTLLVTVPNQLGVDFNLRLLESISRDLRPALGWD; encoded by the coding sequence ATGAAACGGATCGGGTTTCTGTCCTTTGGGCACTGGGGCGACGTCCCCGGGAGCCGCGTGCGATCGGCCCGGGACGCCCTCCTGCAGGCGGTGGAGCTGGCCGCGGCCGGGGAGGAAGTCGGCGTCGACGGCGCGTTCTTCCGGGTGCATCACTTTGCCGAACAGCAGGCATCGCCCTTCCCGCTGCTCGCCGCGATTGCCGCCCGCACCTCGCGCATTGAGCTCGGCACCGGCGTCATTGACATGCGCTACGAGAACCCCCTTTACATGGCGGAGGAGGCCGCCGCCGTCGACCTCATCAGCGGCGGCCGGCTGCAGCTGGGCGTCAGCCGCGGCTCACCCGAGACGGTGAAGGCCGGTTATGAGTCGTTCGGGCACCTGCCGGCCCGGGACGAGTCCGACGCCGACATGGCGCGCCGGCACACGGCGCGCTTCCGCGCGGCCATCTCCGGTGCGGGCATTGCCGCGCCCAACCCGCAGCTCAGTGGACACCGGGGGCTCGTCCCGATCCAGCCGCAGTCACCATCGCTTCCGGAGCGGATCTGGTGGGGCGCCGGCAATCGTGCCAGTGCCCGGTGGGCGGCGCAGGAGGGCATGAACCTCATGTCCTCCACCCTGCTGACAGAGGACACGGGGGTGCCCTTCGACCAGTTGCAGGCCGAGCAGATCGCCGGCTTCCGGGCTGCCTGGGCAGAGGCAGGGCACCGGCATGCGCCGCGGGTGTCCGTCTCGCGCAGCATCATTCCCCTGATCGACGACGAATCACGGCGGTACTTCGGGGTGCGGGCCCAGGCCGATGCCCGGGACCAGGTGGGCTACCTCGACGGCGGACTGGCCCGCTTCGGGCGCAGCTACATCGGCGAACCGGCCCGTCTCGTTGAGGAGCTGGCCCGGGACGCGGCCGTGGCCGCGGCGGACACGCTCCTGGTCACCGTCCCCAACCAGCTCGGCGTGGATTTCAACCTCCGGCTGCTCGAGTCGATCTCCCGTGACCTGCGCCCGGCGCTGGGCTGGGACTGA
- a CDS encoding LURP-one-related/scramblase family protein yields the protein MGLLRHRHDEPAATRFQMREKLLSIGDDFWIENDQGQRAYKVNGKAVRIRDTFVLEDASGNEVARIQERKLSVRDKVDIERGGGTAATVHKALIGLRDRFSIDVAGGADLKAHGNITDHEYEIERDGHTVATISKKWFRVRESYGVEVADGEDIPLVLAITVAIDSMT from the coding sequence ATGGGACTTTTACGGCACCGGCACGACGAACCCGCAGCCACGCGCTTTCAGATGCGGGAAAAACTGTTGTCGATCGGGGATGACTTCTGGATCGAAAATGACCAGGGCCAGCGCGCCTACAAGGTCAACGGCAAGGCGGTCAGGATCCGGGACACATTCGTTTTGGAGGACGCCTCCGGAAACGAGGTGGCGCGCATCCAGGAGCGCAAACTCTCGGTCCGGGACAAGGTCGACATCGAGCGCGGCGGCGGTACCGCTGCCACGGTCCACAAGGCGTTGATCGGGCTCCGGGACCGCTTCTCCATCGACGTGGCCGGCGGGGCCGACCTGAAGGCGCACGGCAACATCACCGACCACGAGTACGAGATCGAGCGCGACGGCCACACCGTCGCGACGATTTCGAAGAAGTGGTTCCGCGTCCGCGAATCCTATGGCGTCGAAGTCGCGGACGGCGAGGACATCCCGCTCGTCCTGGCGATCACCGTAGCCATCGACTCAATGACCTGA
- a CDS encoding shikimate dehydrogenase, whose product MSVQTVDTRGVFEPRVADLCHRFVVGLLGAGIGGSLTPGLHEAEAGRLGLSYTYRVIDLDALARDATRSAALVRSAADLGYDGLNVTHPSKQLVQDGLDDLSPEARILGAVNTITFHGGAAVGHNTDHTGFIGGFRAGLPGAATDLVLQIGAGGAGAAVAFGLLRSGARHLVIADIDPARAEGLAARLAPHFPHSEVTVTGTDALAPYVREADGLVNTTPIGMSGHPGLPVDAGYLHSGLWVADVIYRPLDTPLIRAARDRGCAVLDGGRMVVGQAAAAFELFTGVRPDAARMLAHFRDAVRA is encoded by the coding sequence ATGAGCGTCCAGACCGTGGACACCAGGGGGGTGTTTGAACCCCGGGTTGCCGATCTCTGCCACCGGTTCGTCGTCGGCCTGCTCGGAGCCGGCATCGGCGGATCGCTGACGCCCGGCCTGCACGAGGCCGAAGCCGGTCGCCTCGGGCTCTCCTACACCTACCGCGTGATCGACCTCGACGCCCTCGCTAGGGACGCCACGCGGTCCGCCGCGCTGGTCCGCAGCGCAGCTGACCTCGGCTACGACGGGCTCAACGTCACCCACCCCAGCAAGCAACTGGTCCAGGACGGCCTGGATGATCTCTCACCCGAGGCCCGGATCCTGGGCGCCGTCAACACCATCACCTTCCACGGCGGTGCGGCCGTCGGGCACAACACTGACCACACCGGCTTCATCGGCGGCTTCCGGGCCGGCCTCCCCGGCGCCGCCACGGACCTCGTGCTCCAGATCGGCGCCGGCGGGGCGGGAGCGGCGGTAGCCTTCGGGCTGCTGCGGTCCGGCGCCAGGCACCTGGTGATCGCCGACATCGATCCGGCCCGGGCCGAGGGCCTCGCCGCGCGGCTGGCCCCGCACTTCCCACACAGCGAGGTGACCGTGACCGGCACGGACGCCCTCGCACCATACGTCCGCGAGGCCGACGGGCTGGTGAATACGACGCCGATCGGCATGAGCGGCCATCCGGGCCTTCCGGTGGACGCCGGGTACCTCCACTCCGGGCTCTGGGTCGCCGACGTCATCTACCGGCCGCTGGACACCCCGCTGATCCGGGCCGCCCGGGACCGGGGCTGCGCGGTGCTCGACGGCGGACGCATGGTGGTGGGCCAGGCCGCCGCGGCCTTCGAACTCTTCACCGGCGTCCGCCCCGACGCCGCGCGCATGCTGGCCCACTTCCGGGACGCGGTCCGCGCATGA
- the ggt gene encoding gamma-glutamyltransferase, with protein sequence MAHLTSRLVAATAALALSMAGGAVAGPGFASPAFADPRETEKTPTATGYGGAVSTVDPEASAAAIEVLRKGGNAADAAVAAAATLGVTEPYSAGIGGGGYFLFYDAKTGTVGTVDGRETAPATMPHDAFIDPATGKPYNFTPELVTSGVSVGVPGTPATWERVLDRWGTLSLGDALKPAIKVATRGFVVDQTFRQQTLDNKSRFEAFPSTRNLFLPGGDAPAVGSVFQNHDLAATYRLLAKEGTAGFYGGPLAAEIAATVQAPPKTAGTTLPVPAGHLTTADLAAYRALDQAPTHVDYRDLDVYGMAPSSSGGTTVGEALNILTPFNLSGMSTPGALHHYLEASALAFADRGKYVGDPAFVGVPAALTDPLFGKERACRIDPLHAAAKPVAPGDVSSYDGACPAAAVAPADEKDTENISTTNLTVADKWGNVVDYTLTIEQTGGSGMVVPGRGFLLNNELTDFSTVYNAADPNRIEPGKRPRSSMSPTIVLKEGKPFLALGSPGGSTIITTVLQTILNRVDLGMTISGAIAAPRASQRNTAKVTAEPEFIAAYGSQLAPFGHQFTPSGDAFTSAAEIGAATAIEFLSDGGMVAAAEPVRRGGGSAMALKAPPR encoded by the coding sequence ATGGCGCATTTGACAAGCCGGCTGGTGGCCGCCACGGCCGCACTGGCATTGAGCATGGCGGGCGGCGCCGTCGCCGGCCCGGGGTTTGCCAGCCCCGCGTTCGCCGACCCGCGGGAAACCGAGAAGACCCCGACCGCCACCGGGTACGGCGGTGCGGTGAGCACAGTGGACCCGGAGGCCTCCGCCGCGGCGATAGAGGTCCTCCGCAAGGGGGGTAACGCGGCCGATGCCGCCGTCGCAGCAGCTGCGACCCTGGGCGTGACCGAGCCTTACAGTGCCGGCATTGGCGGCGGGGGCTACTTCCTGTTTTACGATGCGAAGACCGGCACGGTGGGCACGGTCGACGGCCGCGAGACCGCGCCGGCAACAATGCCGCACGACGCGTTCATCGACCCGGCGACCGGCAAACCCTACAATTTCACGCCCGAACTCGTCACCAGCGGCGTCTCCGTCGGCGTCCCCGGCACGCCGGCCACCTGGGAGCGCGTCCTCGACCGGTGGGGCACGCTCAGCCTGGGCGACGCCCTCAAGCCGGCAATCAAAGTGGCGACACGGGGCTTCGTGGTCGACCAGACATTCCGGCAGCAGACGCTCGACAACAAGTCCCGGTTCGAGGCCTTCCCTTCCACGAGGAACCTCTTCCTCCCCGGCGGTGACGCTCCGGCCGTCGGCAGTGTCTTCCAGAACCACGACCTCGCCGCCACCTACAGGCTCCTCGCCAAGGAGGGCACCGCCGGCTTCTACGGCGGCCCGCTCGCGGCCGAGATCGCCGCCACGGTGCAGGCTCCGCCCAAGACCGCCGGCACAACGCTTCCGGTTCCGGCGGGCCACCTGACGACGGCGGATCTCGCCGCATACCGCGCCCTGGACCAGGCGCCCACGCATGTGGACTACCGGGACCTGGATGTCTACGGCATGGCGCCGTCGAGCAGCGGCGGCACCACGGTGGGCGAGGCCCTGAATATCCTGACGCCGTTCAACCTGTCAGGCATGTCGACGCCCGGTGCCCTTCATCACTACCTCGAGGCGAGCGCGCTGGCCTTCGCGGACCGGGGCAAGTATGTGGGTGACCCCGCGTTTGTCGGCGTCCCCGCCGCGCTTACCGACCCCCTGTTCGGCAAGGAGCGCGCCTGCCGGATCGACCCGTTGCACGCCGCGGCAAAGCCCGTGGCGCCGGGAGACGTGTCATCGTACGACGGCGCGTGCCCGGCCGCCGCCGTGGCGCCCGCCGACGAGAAGGACACCGAGAACATCTCGACGACCAACCTGACGGTCGCGGACAAGTGGGGGAACGTCGTCGACTACACGCTCACGATCGAACAGACCGGCGGCTCCGGCATGGTGGTCCCCGGCCGCGGCTTCCTGCTCAACAACGAACTGACCGACTTTTCGACCGTCTACAACGCGGCTGACCCGAACCGGATCGAGCCGGGGAAACGCCCGCGCTCGTCCATGTCGCCGACCATTGTCCTCAAGGAGGGCAAGCCGTTCCTCGCCCTCGGCTCCCCGGGCGGGTCGACCATCATCACCACCGTCCTGCAGACGATCCTGAACCGGGTGGACCTGGGCATGACCATCTCCGGAGCGATCGCCGCGCCGCGCGCCTCACAGCGCAACACGGCCAAGGTCACGGCCGAGCCTGAATTCATCGCCGCGTACGGCAGCCAGCTGGCGCCCTTCGGCCATCAGTTCACGCCGTCGGGGGATGCGTTCACGTCTGCGGCGGAGATCGGCGCCGCGACCGCCATCGAGTTCCTGTCCGACGGCGGCATGGTCGCCGCCGCCGAGCCCGTGAGGCGCGGCGGAGGATCGGCGATGGCGCTTAAGGCGCCGCCAAGGTAA
- a CDS encoding SDR family NAD(P)-dependent oxidoreductase has protein sequence MPETIAESRCLVIGAASGIGQATAERLRASGAAVVGADLPSARWPGGHAGTSGPMGRSLTMDVTDAGSVHSAVTDAVRALGGLDAVVNCAGVLGPVAPAAATSVDDFERILAVNLTGAFAVSRAVLPVMAAAGYGRLVHMSSTAGKEGVINMPAYSASKAGILGLVKSLAKEFALTGVTVNALAPGNVVTPLFQEVPAEQQAAQAAKIPMGRFGTPEEAAALIEFIVSPAASYTTGFVFDLSGGRATY, from the coding sequence GTGCCGGAGACGATCGCCGAGTCCCGCTGCCTCGTCATCGGCGCGGCGAGCGGCATCGGCCAGGCGACGGCGGAACGCCTCCGGGCTTCCGGTGCCGCCGTCGTCGGGGCCGACCTGCCGTCCGCGCGCTGGCCCGGCGGGCACGCGGGGACCTCCGGACCGATGGGCAGGTCCCTCACGATGGACGTCACGGACGCCGGGTCGGTGCACTCGGCCGTGACCGACGCTGTCCGGGCCCTGGGCGGCCTCGACGCGGTGGTGAACTGCGCCGGCGTCCTCGGGCCGGTGGCCCCGGCCGCAGCCACATCGGTCGACGACTTCGAACGCATCCTGGCGGTCAACCTGACCGGAGCGTTCGCCGTCTCCCGGGCCGTGCTGCCCGTCATGGCGGCCGCGGGCTACGGGCGGCTCGTCCATATGTCGTCCACGGCAGGCAAGGAAGGCGTGATCAACATGCCGGCCTACTCGGCCAGCAAGGCCGGCATCCTGGGCCTGGTCAAGTCCCTGGCCAAGGAATTCGCCCTCACCGGCGTCACCGTGAATGCCCTGGCCCCCGGCAATGTCGTGACGCCGCTGTTCCAGGAAGTTCCGGCGGAACAGCAGGCGGCGCAAGCGGCCAAAATCCCGATGGGGCGTTTCGGCACCCCCGAAGAAGCCGCCGCACTCATCGAGTTCATCGTTTCCCCCGCGGCCTCCTACACCACCGGATTCGTGTTCGACCTCTCCGGCGGCCGCGCCACGTACTAG